The following proteins are encoded in a genomic region of Sylvia atricapilla isolate bSylAtr1 chromosome 14, bSylAtr1.pri, whole genome shotgun sequence:
- the GEMIN5 gene encoding gem-associated protein 5 isoform X2 — protein MAAETGTGLGMGVRALPASPNWYSSRCSDASSDGRLFGFAARHRVCLLDVAGAAPAFYGELIGHTDRISGFAFCHCPGQSGLCASSSDDGSIKIWDSGSLSAVLEYSLHQNAISALHWSPLVKDLIVSGDEKGVIVCYWHNRSDSQQFFPEPRTVFCLTCSPHHENLVAIGYKDGMVVIIDISRKREVVHRLRGHEDEIHCLAWCPVPGEEKLSAWHDELQAPSEEGKVPNGEVTQDTATKRGCYLASGSKDQTLRIWSCTRGRSVMTLKLPPTKRRGGAVDPAVKERIWLTVLWPAGRASELVSSAFGGELLLWNLTQPGKRKWTLLGSSEGQNHSRIVFNLSFVKHQDKELLFSISMDRDVKCWDLSTLDCSWTMPSLGGFVYSLAFSPVDTGCLAIGVGDSMIRVWNTLSMNNVYDVKTFWQSIKSKVTALSWHPTKEGSLAFGTDDGKVGIFDTLSSSAKNKPPQISSTYHKKTVYTLAWGPPTPPLISGEESEQPSVTLYSCAGEGIVFQHNPWKLNGEANDINKVIRDTNSIKHKLPARTEISWKPDGKLLALGNEDGSIEIFQAPNLKLLCTIQQHHKLINAIRWHHEHGTQPELSYLIASGSINATIYVHNLKTVVENSSENPVMITEPFRTLAGHTAKITSLSWSPHHEGRLVSACYDGTAQVWDVMKEEPLCNYRGHQGRLLSVQWSPVESDCVYTGADDFSVHKWHISKQEHTRPPQGKKSIELEKKRSIQPKVKAKKKKKPVGKSPGKQDANDTMNGDDSMKEMLLEENGVSDHEGEKEAQEAELADKVSVTVSRDTSSSACDYSAFSLPKPFVTQKAAPVKKDPLKEKPTLDASLKKRKPRSILPFSTLMDHRSKEELHQDCLKLAACLKTKDNNEDVSPDLKDCIHLGLFTDRDSLHKMIDMEGKHHLENGHAELFQQLMLWKGDMKGVLQAAAERGELTDQLVAMSPMAGYQAWVWTVEAFAKQLCFQEQYVKAASHLLSIHKVYEAIELLKVNNFYREAIVMAKARLRPEDPILKDLYTSWAALLEKDGHYSMAAKCYLGASSPYDAVKVLSKKGDVTSLKTAAELALISGEEELSATLSLRCAQDLLLSRNWVGAQEALQQHKTLFGQRLVFCLNEVLCRCLSERNPCERKSPVPPCYHSWELNREASFFDMVTEVWQNVLGMDTTEQATCAQEQLHRIEHPPSTSNTHPKQVLFHVSHDLTLAALSCHLGMWDEAVKSILGAVTRSFDAGNFTLLQEICSIILPKGCDDLRDKLDSTNSQSMDACRSLEGFVAYRLLYDLWWNPPKDSLGLQKAVLDPVPCPSEQTALEKSCISGDPSPEETVQTAAETGENFCSTAEVPQSETQSDSRTDSVDLVDRQSKVKGCQVLLSEEMAALQNTQRDIAEVQETLAEMIRQHQQQRNNLQENTNGNTQGSNLEQSSDTESDKPCSDSNQLNGKDEAKQPVTLPELTKQLLKAKQKLAEFPDSLKVFPFPDVLECCLVLLHLGCQCPPELQGEALAVLRKHGGAGVYKKAARSFLT, from the exons ATGGCGGCGGAGACGGGGacggggctggggatgggggtgCGTGCCCTGCCCGCCTCTCCCAACTGGTACAGCAGCCGCTGCAGCGACGCCAGCAGCGACGGCCGCCTCTTCGGCTTCGCGGCGAGGCACCGCGTCTGCCTGCTGGATGTCGCCGGCGCCGCGCCCGCGTTTTACG GGGAGCTCATCGGGCACACGGACAGGATCTCCGGCTTCGCCTTCTGCCACTGCCCCGGGCAGAGCGGCCTCTGCGCCAGCAGCTCGGACGACGGGAGCATCAAGATCTGGGACAGCGGGAGCCTGTCGGCGGTGCTGGAGTACAGCCTGCACCAG AATGCCATCTCAGCTCTACACTGGTCACCTCTTGTGAAGGATCTGATTGTGTCTGGTGATGAGAAAGGTGTCATTGTTTGTTACTGGCACAACAGAAGTGACAGCCAGCAGTTCTTCCCAGAGCCCCGGACAGTTTTCTGCCTCACCTGTTCTCCTCATCATGAAAACCTGGTGGCCATTGG CTACAAGGATGGCATGGTGGTGATAATTGATATCAGCAGGAAGAGAGAAGTTGTGCACCGGCTGAGGGGCCATGAGGATGAAATCCATTGTCTGGCTTGGTGCCCTgtgcctggagaagaaaagttATCTGCTTGGCACGATGAGCTCCAGG ctccttcagaAGAAGGCAAGGTTCCAAatggggaggtgacacaggacACAGCCACGAAGAGAGGTTGTTACCTGGCCTCTGGGAGCAAGGATCAAACCCTACGAATATGGAGCTGTACCAGAGGCAGGA gtgTGATGACCCTGAAGCTGCCGCCCACCAAGAGGAGAGGCGGGGCCGTGGACCCGGCGGTGAAGGAGAGGATCTGGCTGACGGTGCTCTGGCCTGCTGGCCGTGCCTCCGAGCTCGTGTCCAGCGCCTTTGG AGGAGAACTGCTCCTTTGGAATTTGACCCAGCCTGGCAAACGCAAGTGGACTCTTCTGGGATCTTCAGAAGGACAAAACCACTCCCGAATTGTGTTCAATCTCAGTTTTGTGAAGCACCAAGACAAAGAGctccttttttccatttcaatggACAGAGAT gTGAAATGCTGGGATCTGTCAACTCTGGATTGCAGCTGGACCATGCCCTCCCTTGGAGGATTTGTCTACAGCCTTGCCTTCTCCCCTGTGGACACGGGCTGCCTCGCCATCGGGGTTGGGGACAGCATGATCCGAGTGTGGAACACTTTGTCCATGAACAACGTTTATGATGTTAAAACCTTCTGGCAAAGCATAAAGTCCAAGGTTACAGCA TTATCCTGGCATCCAACTAAGGAAGGCTCCTTGGCTTTTGGAACAGATGATGGAAAAGTTGGCATATTTGACACCTTGTCCAGCAG TGCTAAGAATAAACCACCTCAGATCTCCAGCACTTACCACAAGAAGACAGTGTACACTTTAGCCTGGGGTCCTCCAACTCCTCCTCTGATTTCTG GAGAAGAAAGTGAACAGCCCTCTGTAACTTTATATAGTTGTGCTGGAGAAGGAATTGTTTTTCAACACAATCCCTGGAAGCTTAATGGAGAAGCAAATGACATCAACAAGGTTATCAGAGACACCAACTCAATCAAA CACAAGCTGCCTGCACGTACAGAGATCAGCTGGAAACCAGATGGCAAACTCCTGGCTCTTGGCAATGAGGATGG CtcaattgaaatatttcaggcaCCAAACTTGAAGTTGCTCTGCACTATCCAGCAGCATCACAAACTGATCAATGCCATTCGTTGGCACCATGAGCACGGGACCCAGCCCGAGCTGAGCTACTTGATAGCCTCAGGCTCCATCAATGCCACCATTTATGTGCATAACCTGAAGACTGTTGTAG AGAACTCTTCAGAAAATCCCGTGATGATAACAGAGCCTTTTCGAACTCTGGCTGGGCACACAGCTAAAATCACAAGTCTTTCCTGGAGCCCCCACCACGAGGGCAGATTGGTGTCTGCTTGCTATGATGGCACTGCACAG GTGTGGGATGTGATGAAGGAAGAGCCACTCTGCAACTACCGAGGGCACCAGGGCCGCCTGCTGAGTGTGCAGTGGTCACCAGTGGAGTCAGATTGTGTTTATACAGGAGCAGATGATTTCTCTGTTCACAAATGGCACATCTCCAAGCAGGAGCACACACGGCCTCCTCAGG GCAAAAAGAGTATCGaattagagaagaaaagaagtatACAGCCAAAAGTCAAAgccaagaagaagaaaaagcctgTAGGCAAGAGCCCAGGCAAGCAGGATGCAAATGATACCATGAATGGAGATGACAGCatgaaggaaatgctgctggaggaaaatGGAGTGTCAGAccatgaaggagaaaaagaagctcAGGAGGCAGAGTTGGCTGATAAAGTCTCTGTGACTG TGTCCAGGGATACATCTTCATCTGCATGTGATTATTCTGCATTCAGCTTGCCAAAGCCTTTTGTGACCCAGAAAGCTGCTCCTGTGAAAAAGGATCCACTTAAAGAGAAACCAA ctcttgATGCCTCTCTGAAGAAGAGGAAGCCTCGTTCTATTCTGCCCTTCAGCACATTAATGGATCACAGATCAAAAGAAGAATTGCATCAGGACTGCTTGAAGCTGGCTGCATGTCTGAAAACTAAAG ATAATAATGAAGATGTGTCCCCTGACCTCAAGGATTGCATCCACTTGGGCCTGTTCACAGACAGGGATTCTCTGCACAAGATGATTGATATGGAAG GAAAGCACCACTTGGAGAATGGGCATGCAGagctcttccagcagctcaTGCTGTGGAAAGGAGACATGAAGGGTGtcctccaggcagctgctgagagGGGGGAGCTGACAGACCAGCTTGTAGCCATGTCACCCATGG CTGGATACCAGGCCTGGGTTTGGACAGTGGAAGCCTTTGCCaagcagctgtgttttcagGAGCAATATGTGAAGGCTGCATCCCATCTCCTGTCCATCCATAAAGTCTATGAGGCTATCGAGCTCCTGAAAGTGAACAATTTTTACAG GGAAGCAATTGTAATGGCTAAGGCCAGGCTGCGTCCAGAAGATCCAATTCTGAAGGATCTCTACACcagctgggcagctctgctggagaaagATGGTCATTATTCCATGGCTGCCAAATG tTATTTGGGAGCTTCCTCACCCTATGATGCGGTGAAAGTGTTGTCCAAAAAGGGGGATGTGACATCTCTTAAAACTGCTGCTGAGCTTGCTCTGATCTCTGGGGAAGAGGAATTGTCAGCAACTTTGTCTTTGAGATGTGCCCAAGACTTGCTGTTATCCAGGAACTGGGTGGGAGCTCAGGAAGCCCTTCAGCAGCATAAAACTTTATTT GGACAAAGACTTGTTTTCTGCCTGAATGAAGTGCTCTGCAGGTGCCTCAGTGAAAGGAACCCTTGTGAGAGAAAGAGCCCCGTGCCCCCCTGTTaccacagctgggagctgaacaGAGAGGCCTCGTTTTTTGACATGGTGACAGAAGTGTGGCAGAATGTGCTGGGCATGGACACCACTGAACAAGCCACAtgtgcacaggagcagcttcACAGGATTGAGCATCCCCCTTCAACCAGCAACACACACCCAAAGCAG GTGCTTTTCCATGTCTCCCATGACCTGACCCTcgcagccctgagctgtcacctGGGTATGTGGGATGAGGCAGTGAAAAGTATTCTTGGTGCTGTGACACGCAGTTTTGATGCTGGGAATTTcactctgctgcaggagatttGCAGTATCATCCTTCCTAAGG GCTGCGATGACCTGAGAGACAAACTGGACAGCACAAACTCTCAGAGCATGGATGCCTGCAGGAGTCTGGAGGGCTTTGTGGCTTACAGACTGCTCTATGACCTGTGGTGGAACCCACCCAAAGACTCCCTTGGCCTGCAGAAGGCTGTGTTGGATCCTGTGCCATGCCCCAGTGAGCAGACAGCTCTTGAGAAGAGCTGCATTTCAGGTGACCCATCCCCTGAGGAAACGGTTCAAACTGCAGCTGAGACGGGTGAAAACTTCTGCAGTACAGCTGAAGTTCCTCAGAGTGAGACACAGAGTGACTCAAGAACTGATTCAGTTGATTTGGTAGACAGACAGTCAAAAGTGAAGGGTTGCCAAGTGCTCCTTTCAGAAGAGATGGCTGCCCTGCAGAACACCCAGAGAGACATAGCTGAGGTCCAGGAGACTTTAGCAGAAATGATCCGccagcatcagcagcagaggaacaatctccaggaaaacacaaatggaAACACCCAGGGAAGCAACCTGGAACAGAGTTCAGACACTGAATCAGACAAACCATGCTCTGACAGCAACCAGCTGAATGG CAAAGATGAAGCAAAGCAACCAGTTACACTCCCTGAACTCACAAAGCAgcttctgaaagcaaagcagaaattagCTGAATTCCCAGACAGTTTAAAG GTCTTCCCATTCCCTGATGTGCTGGAGTGCTGCCTTGTGCTCCTTCACCTTGGATGCCAGTGtcctcctgagctgcagggagaggctctGGCTGTCCTTAGGAAACACGGTGGTGCTGGCGTTTACAAAAAGGCTGCCAGGAGCTTCCTGACATGA
- the MRPL22 gene encoding large ribosomal subunit protein uL22m codes for MAAPWVLSAGAAWARGLLSWARPERWLASGSLFPLSCIHTSTSLQKIGKWEKKNRIVYPPQLPGEPRRPAEIYHCRREIKYSKDKMWYLAKLIKGMSIDQALAQLEFSDKKGAKVIKEVLLEAQEMAVRKHNVEFKSNLHIAESQTGRGRYVKRLRCHGKGMFGMMKISRCHYFVKLVEGPPPPPEPPKTGFEQAKEYVQQLRNRTLVHTL; via the exons ATGGCGGCGCCCTGGGTGCTGAGCGCGG gTGCTGCCTGGGCACGGGGACTCCTCAGCTGGGCACGGCCAGAGAG GTGGCTGGCATCTGGTAGCCTCTTTCCTCTGTCATGCATCCACACAAGCACATCTCTGCAGAAAATTGGGAAGTGGGAGAAGAAGAACAGGATTGTTTaccctccccagctgcctggggagccTCGCAGACCAGCT gaAATATATCACTGTCggagggaaataaaatacagcaaggATAAGATGTGGTATCTGGCAAAACTG ATAAAAGGAATGTCCATTGATCAGGCTCTTGCTCAGCTGGAATTCAGTGACAAAAAGGGAGCAAAGGTGATCAAAGAG GTTCTGTTAGAAGCACAGGAAATGGCTGTAAGAAAGCACAATGTGGAATTCAAATCAAATTTACACATag CGGAGTCGCAGACGGGCAGGGGCCGCTACGTGAAGCGCCTGCGGTGCCACGGCAAGGGCATGTTTGGCATGAtgaagatcagcaggtgccacTACTTTGTGAAGCTGGTGGAAggtcctcctcctcccccagagCCACCAAAGACTGGCTTTGAGCAAGCAAAGGAATACGTGCAGCAGCTGAGAAACAGAACCCTTGTTCATACACTGTGA
- the GEMIN5 gene encoding gem-associated protein 5 isoform X1 yields the protein MAAETGTGLGMGVRALPASPNWYSSRCSDASSDGRLFGFAARHRVCLLDVAGAAPAFYGELIGHTDRISGFAFCHCPGQSGLCASSSDDGSIKIWDSGSLSAVLEYSLHQNAISALHWSPLVKDLIVSGDEKGVIVCYWHNRSDSQQFFPEPRTVFCLTCSPHHENLVAIGYKDGMVVIIDISRKREVVHRLRGHEDEIHCLAWCPVPGEEKLSAWHDELQAAPSEEGKVPNGEVTQDTATKRGCYLASGSKDQTLRIWSCTRGRSVMTLKLPPTKRRGGAVDPAVKERIWLTVLWPAGRASELVSSAFGGELLLWNLTQPGKRKWTLLGSSEGQNHSRIVFNLSFVKHQDKELLFSISMDRDVKCWDLSTLDCSWTMPSLGGFVYSLAFSPVDTGCLAIGVGDSMIRVWNTLSMNNVYDVKTFWQSIKSKVTALSWHPTKEGSLAFGTDDGKVGIFDTLSSSAKNKPPQISSTYHKKTVYTLAWGPPTPPLISGEESEQPSVTLYSCAGEGIVFQHNPWKLNGEANDINKVIRDTNSIKHKLPARTEISWKPDGKLLALGNEDGSIEIFQAPNLKLLCTIQQHHKLINAIRWHHEHGTQPELSYLIASGSINATIYVHNLKTVVENSSENPVMITEPFRTLAGHTAKITSLSWSPHHEGRLVSACYDGTAQVWDVMKEEPLCNYRGHQGRLLSVQWSPVESDCVYTGADDFSVHKWHISKQEHTRPPQGKKSIELEKKRSIQPKVKAKKKKKPVGKSPGKQDANDTMNGDDSMKEMLLEENGVSDHEGEKEAQEAELADKVSVTVSRDTSSSACDYSAFSLPKPFVTQKAAPVKKDPLKEKPTLDASLKKRKPRSILPFSTLMDHRSKEELHQDCLKLAACLKTKDNNEDVSPDLKDCIHLGLFTDRDSLHKMIDMEGKHHLENGHAELFQQLMLWKGDMKGVLQAAAERGELTDQLVAMSPMAGYQAWVWTVEAFAKQLCFQEQYVKAASHLLSIHKVYEAIELLKVNNFYREAIVMAKARLRPEDPILKDLYTSWAALLEKDGHYSMAAKCYLGASSPYDAVKVLSKKGDVTSLKTAAELALISGEEELSATLSLRCAQDLLLSRNWVGAQEALQQHKTLFGQRLVFCLNEVLCRCLSERNPCERKSPVPPCYHSWELNREASFFDMVTEVWQNVLGMDTTEQATCAQEQLHRIEHPPSTSNTHPKQVLFHVSHDLTLAALSCHLGMWDEAVKSILGAVTRSFDAGNFTLLQEICSIILPKGCDDLRDKLDSTNSQSMDACRSLEGFVAYRLLYDLWWNPPKDSLGLQKAVLDPVPCPSEQTALEKSCISGDPSPEETVQTAAETGENFCSTAEVPQSETQSDSRTDSVDLVDRQSKVKGCQVLLSEEMAALQNTQRDIAEVQETLAEMIRQHQQQRNNLQENTNGNTQGSNLEQSSDTESDKPCSDSNQLNGKDEAKQPVTLPELTKQLLKAKQKLAEFPDSLKVFPFPDVLECCLVLLHLGCQCPPELQGEALAVLRKHGGAGVYKKAARSFLT from the exons ATGGCGGCGGAGACGGGGacggggctggggatgggggtgCGTGCCCTGCCCGCCTCTCCCAACTGGTACAGCAGCCGCTGCAGCGACGCCAGCAGCGACGGCCGCCTCTTCGGCTTCGCGGCGAGGCACCGCGTCTGCCTGCTGGATGTCGCCGGCGCCGCGCCCGCGTTTTACG GGGAGCTCATCGGGCACACGGACAGGATCTCCGGCTTCGCCTTCTGCCACTGCCCCGGGCAGAGCGGCCTCTGCGCCAGCAGCTCGGACGACGGGAGCATCAAGATCTGGGACAGCGGGAGCCTGTCGGCGGTGCTGGAGTACAGCCTGCACCAG AATGCCATCTCAGCTCTACACTGGTCACCTCTTGTGAAGGATCTGATTGTGTCTGGTGATGAGAAAGGTGTCATTGTTTGTTACTGGCACAACAGAAGTGACAGCCAGCAGTTCTTCCCAGAGCCCCGGACAGTTTTCTGCCTCACCTGTTCTCCTCATCATGAAAACCTGGTGGCCATTGG CTACAAGGATGGCATGGTGGTGATAATTGATATCAGCAGGAAGAGAGAAGTTGTGCACCGGCTGAGGGGCCATGAGGATGAAATCCATTGTCTGGCTTGGTGCCCTgtgcctggagaagaaaagttATCTGCTTGGCACGATGAGCTCCAGG cagctccttcagaAGAAGGCAAGGTTCCAAatggggaggtgacacaggacACAGCCACGAAGAGAGGTTGTTACCTGGCCTCTGGGAGCAAGGATCAAACCCTACGAATATGGAGCTGTACCAGAGGCAGGA gtgTGATGACCCTGAAGCTGCCGCCCACCAAGAGGAGAGGCGGGGCCGTGGACCCGGCGGTGAAGGAGAGGATCTGGCTGACGGTGCTCTGGCCTGCTGGCCGTGCCTCCGAGCTCGTGTCCAGCGCCTTTGG AGGAGAACTGCTCCTTTGGAATTTGACCCAGCCTGGCAAACGCAAGTGGACTCTTCTGGGATCTTCAGAAGGACAAAACCACTCCCGAATTGTGTTCAATCTCAGTTTTGTGAAGCACCAAGACAAAGAGctccttttttccatttcaatggACAGAGAT gTGAAATGCTGGGATCTGTCAACTCTGGATTGCAGCTGGACCATGCCCTCCCTTGGAGGATTTGTCTACAGCCTTGCCTTCTCCCCTGTGGACACGGGCTGCCTCGCCATCGGGGTTGGGGACAGCATGATCCGAGTGTGGAACACTTTGTCCATGAACAACGTTTATGATGTTAAAACCTTCTGGCAAAGCATAAAGTCCAAGGTTACAGCA TTATCCTGGCATCCAACTAAGGAAGGCTCCTTGGCTTTTGGAACAGATGATGGAAAAGTTGGCATATTTGACACCTTGTCCAGCAG TGCTAAGAATAAACCACCTCAGATCTCCAGCACTTACCACAAGAAGACAGTGTACACTTTAGCCTGGGGTCCTCCAACTCCTCCTCTGATTTCTG GAGAAGAAAGTGAACAGCCCTCTGTAACTTTATATAGTTGTGCTGGAGAAGGAATTGTTTTTCAACACAATCCCTGGAAGCTTAATGGAGAAGCAAATGACATCAACAAGGTTATCAGAGACACCAACTCAATCAAA CACAAGCTGCCTGCACGTACAGAGATCAGCTGGAAACCAGATGGCAAACTCCTGGCTCTTGGCAATGAGGATGG CtcaattgaaatatttcaggcaCCAAACTTGAAGTTGCTCTGCACTATCCAGCAGCATCACAAACTGATCAATGCCATTCGTTGGCACCATGAGCACGGGACCCAGCCCGAGCTGAGCTACTTGATAGCCTCAGGCTCCATCAATGCCACCATTTATGTGCATAACCTGAAGACTGTTGTAG AGAACTCTTCAGAAAATCCCGTGATGATAACAGAGCCTTTTCGAACTCTGGCTGGGCACACAGCTAAAATCACAAGTCTTTCCTGGAGCCCCCACCACGAGGGCAGATTGGTGTCTGCTTGCTATGATGGCACTGCACAG GTGTGGGATGTGATGAAGGAAGAGCCACTCTGCAACTACCGAGGGCACCAGGGCCGCCTGCTGAGTGTGCAGTGGTCACCAGTGGAGTCAGATTGTGTTTATACAGGAGCAGATGATTTCTCTGTTCACAAATGGCACATCTCCAAGCAGGAGCACACACGGCCTCCTCAGG GCAAAAAGAGTATCGaattagagaagaaaagaagtatACAGCCAAAAGTCAAAgccaagaagaagaaaaagcctgTAGGCAAGAGCCCAGGCAAGCAGGATGCAAATGATACCATGAATGGAGATGACAGCatgaaggaaatgctgctggaggaaaatGGAGTGTCAGAccatgaaggagaaaaagaagctcAGGAGGCAGAGTTGGCTGATAAAGTCTCTGTGACTG TGTCCAGGGATACATCTTCATCTGCATGTGATTATTCTGCATTCAGCTTGCCAAAGCCTTTTGTGACCCAGAAAGCTGCTCCTGTGAAAAAGGATCCACTTAAAGAGAAACCAA ctcttgATGCCTCTCTGAAGAAGAGGAAGCCTCGTTCTATTCTGCCCTTCAGCACATTAATGGATCACAGATCAAAAGAAGAATTGCATCAGGACTGCTTGAAGCTGGCTGCATGTCTGAAAACTAAAG ATAATAATGAAGATGTGTCCCCTGACCTCAAGGATTGCATCCACTTGGGCCTGTTCACAGACAGGGATTCTCTGCACAAGATGATTGATATGGAAG GAAAGCACCACTTGGAGAATGGGCATGCAGagctcttccagcagctcaTGCTGTGGAAAGGAGACATGAAGGGTGtcctccaggcagctgctgagagGGGGGAGCTGACAGACCAGCTTGTAGCCATGTCACCCATGG CTGGATACCAGGCCTGGGTTTGGACAGTGGAAGCCTTTGCCaagcagctgtgttttcagGAGCAATATGTGAAGGCTGCATCCCATCTCCTGTCCATCCATAAAGTCTATGAGGCTATCGAGCTCCTGAAAGTGAACAATTTTTACAG GGAAGCAATTGTAATGGCTAAGGCCAGGCTGCGTCCAGAAGATCCAATTCTGAAGGATCTCTACACcagctgggcagctctgctggagaaagATGGTCATTATTCCATGGCTGCCAAATG tTATTTGGGAGCTTCCTCACCCTATGATGCGGTGAAAGTGTTGTCCAAAAAGGGGGATGTGACATCTCTTAAAACTGCTGCTGAGCTTGCTCTGATCTCTGGGGAAGAGGAATTGTCAGCAACTTTGTCTTTGAGATGTGCCCAAGACTTGCTGTTATCCAGGAACTGGGTGGGAGCTCAGGAAGCCCTTCAGCAGCATAAAACTTTATTT GGACAAAGACTTGTTTTCTGCCTGAATGAAGTGCTCTGCAGGTGCCTCAGTGAAAGGAACCCTTGTGAGAGAAAGAGCCCCGTGCCCCCCTGTTaccacagctgggagctgaacaGAGAGGCCTCGTTTTTTGACATGGTGACAGAAGTGTGGCAGAATGTGCTGGGCATGGACACCACTGAACAAGCCACAtgtgcacaggagcagcttcACAGGATTGAGCATCCCCCTTCAACCAGCAACACACACCCAAAGCAG GTGCTTTTCCATGTCTCCCATGACCTGACCCTcgcagccctgagctgtcacctGGGTATGTGGGATGAGGCAGTGAAAAGTATTCTTGGTGCTGTGACACGCAGTTTTGATGCTGGGAATTTcactctgctgcaggagatttGCAGTATCATCCTTCCTAAGG GCTGCGATGACCTGAGAGACAAACTGGACAGCACAAACTCTCAGAGCATGGATGCCTGCAGGAGTCTGGAGGGCTTTGTGGCTTACAGACTGCTCTATGACCTGTGGTGGAACCCACCCAAAGACTCCCTTGGCCTGCAGAAGGCTGTGTTGGATCCTGTGCCATGCCCCAGTGAGCAGACAGCTCTTGAGAAGAGCTGCATTTCAGGTGACCCATCCCCTGAGGAAACGGTTCAAACTGCAGCTGAGACGGGTGAAAACTTCTGCAGTACAGCTGAAGTTCCTCAGAGTGAGACACAGAGTGACTCAAGAACTGATTCAGTTGATTTGGTAGACAGACAGTCAAAAGTGAAGGGTTGCCAAGTGCTCCTTTCAGAAGAGATGGCTGCCCTGCAGAACACCCAGAGAGACATAGCTGAGGTCCAGGAGACTTTAGCAGAAATGATCCGccagcatcagcagcagaggaacaatctccaggaaaacacaaatggaAACACCCAGGGAAGCAACCTGGAACAGAGTTCAGACACTGAATCAGACAAACCATGCTCTGACAGCAACCAGCTGAATGG CAAAGATGAAGCAAAGCAACCAGTTACACTCCCTGAACTCACAAAGCAgcttctgaaagcaaagcagaaattagCTGAATTCCCAGACAGTTTAAAG GTCTTCCCATTCCCTGATGTGCTGGAGTGCTGCCTTGTGCTCCTTCACCTTGGATGCCAGTGtcctcctgagctgcagggagaggctctGGCTGTCCTTAGGAAACACGGTGGTGCTGGCGTTTACAAAAAGGCTGCCAGGAGCTTCCTGACATGA